The sequence TGGGAGTTCCAGAGCCTGAGGACTTTTTTGGCCCTCCAACCAGGGCACCCCAAGATGAGGCTTGTGGGTAGGGTCTAGTAATTGCCCTTGACCTCCCCGAGTTGTGGCACCCAGCTTGGTGCTAATACAGCCAGAGACAAGGACCCCTCACCCATCTCGGCCGAGCAGGAAGAGGGCAGGGATGTCAGCTGTGCGCTGGGTACTGTCCTGGATCATCTCCACGTAGAAGCTGTCATTGTCAACCGCGTTGTCAGAGATGATCACTGCCCGCCCGCCGTGCTCCTGCACCACCCGGGTCTTGGAGAGGAAGGAGCAGCCCCTGGAAGAGGTGATGATGAGACCAAAGAAAAGGCAGGGTTCTAGCTATCCCCGCTCCAGACCACCAACCCAGGAGGGTGAAAGAAGGACTGACCGTGGAGGACTGTTTTTTTAATAGAGGCTCACAAGTAAATGGCCAAAGGCTTGGATAATTTTAAGACATTtcttaaaaactcttaaaaagatgAGTTATTTAAAAACAGTTATTTCAAAGTATCACTACCAACACTGATCTCAGACCCTCCCCTGGCGCCTGTGCCTGTCCGCGCCTTACCCCCTCTCCACCAGCGCGATCTGGTCCTGGATGAAGAAACCGTTGCTGAGTTCCCCGCAGGCCTCTGAAGGTTCCGCAGGGACAAGGTGAATCTGCTCATACCTTGTGTGCTGAAAGATTTAAACAGGTGAAAGTGTGGGGCGGGGTTAGGACCGAGCTGATCATTCCATCGTGTCAGCTCCTCAAAAATTTGAAGGAAATGCATGATTTCTGTGTGCTGGATGCTTGAGCACTTTGACTCAATTCTCACAGTTGTTTGGTTGTCCTATCCCACCctccctttttgtcttttttttttttaaatcaaatctttattttatttatttatgttttccacCCTCCCTGTCACAGACACAGGGAAGTTGCTATGGACCCAGTCACACATTAATAGTTCAGTAGTGGAGCTGGCAGAgcctttggcttttttttttttaactacttcaTGTCCCTAAGAAGACAGTTTTTCCCTCTGTGATGCCCAGGTCTGTATTATACCCAGAGGAACAGCCAGAAGCCCTTCCTTCCTGGCTCTGTAGCCCCTGGAAGACAGAGCTGGATTCTGTCCCCTTCTCTGTCCCAGCACTCAGGTATTGATTGAATTGATGAAGGTCACCTCAACTTAGTAGGGGGAAATGTGGAGACAGCATCAGAGATGAGGGGGCCTCCCTGAACTTACAAAGATACCACCAAAGTCCTTGGCAGGCGTGGCTGTGAAGATGTATCGAATGTCCCCAGGACTCAGCACTTGAAAGTACAAATAATCATGGATGCGTAAGCCTGAAAGGTAAAAGGTACAGGTGAGAAGCCTCCAGGGGAAAAGCTGGTTCAGGTTCAGATCATGGACCGTATGCCTTCAACTAGGCTGGCTATGGTCTGGGCCCAGAGACCCAGCTTCCGCCAACTGTATCCTTGAAGAAGGTAGGATATAGATGGTCTCTGCCCTGGGGAGGATAGAACTGATGCAGACAGAGTTAGTGACCCCAGAGATTTACAGCTGTTGCTGCTTACACAGGTGAGCCAGGGAGACAGAGTTCCAGTGTTACCTCTCTGAGGGTTAATTCATCTTTGCTCTGAGGCAGACTTGAGAGTTTCAAGGTGGTAGATGTGGTagctgttgtaaaaaaaaaaaaaaaaatctggtcccACTGCCATTTCCCCCTCGTCCAGTCACTACCATTTCTTGTCCTAGCTGATGCAGCTTTTTAACTGGTCTATCTTAGCCTCCATTCTTGCTCCCTAAGGTCCATTCCCCTTACAACTGCCAGGAATTTCCTTAAAATGTCTTAAAGCAGATATGATCATGTTACCACTGCCAGAGCTTCAATACCCTTCAAGGACTTTCTTTTGCACTTAAAACCTAAACTCTAGTCTGCAAGGCCCTGCTTGATCTGGCCATTGGCTACCCCAACCTCGTCTCTTCCCTTCCTATGTTCTAACTACACTGGCCTCCAGTTTCTTCACATCTCCAGGTCTTCTCGCAAGTTCCCTCACCATACCACACCTCTGCCTCTTTATAGGGCTCACTCCTATTCATCCATCAGATCACTTTCTCAGAGAAACCTGCCTTGTGACTGCCCTCCCTTTATGCCCCTTCAAAAATGTACTTTGTCTCCAATGACACTTTTAACATaatttggaattatttttgtttgttgtctATCTCCTGCACTAGAACAAGGACTTAAGTTTGTAATTTcatgaaacagatcagcagcccaggtgggatgcatgagtcaagtgctcgggcctggtgcactgggaagacccagaggtggagaggaaggtgggaggggggatcgggatggggaatacgtgtaactctatggctgattcatatcaatgtatgacaaaacccactgaaaaaaaataattaaaaaaaaatactgtatccACATTATCTAACATAGTCGCTAGACTATAATTGGTGCTCTAAAAGGTtgtttagtgaatgaacaacTATTTCCAGCAGAGAATTGCCAGAACAACTAGATTTTTCTGGGATGTGGATCTCTTTAGTACCAAAATGTAATGTTTTACCTGAACTGAAGTCGCTGGTTTCCTTAGCCCAGAGAGATTGAGTAATGTGAAAGGGTGGAAGCTTCTGCCACAAGTCACTACTGTGTGTCAGGGCTGGGATCGACTGTGGCTTTAGCTGTCCTTTTCTACGTCCTAATCAGCCACCAGGTAGAGGTCCGCTGGTTTGCTACTGGGCTACACATACAGCCTTTTGTCCTGGGAGTGGAGGCTTCCCGTCAAATAGAAATACACTCCCAGGAGGCCTTCCTGGATTAGCACTAAAATTCCCCTCTTCCCTACACATCTCTGCCTAGCCTTTGTATCCTCTGATCTGGTAAATTAAGTGTAGATATACACATGTGCTCACGTATGTATATGGGAGTATGTTTATGTTCTCGTGTAGGTGCAAACAGGTTTGGTGTGTACGTATGTTCTAAGTGCGTGTCAAGCCCACATATAGCAATGTGTAGTCCCATTTATGTATGTGAGTGCTCACATATTTCCAGCTTGTAGTACCCCTAGGTGTTCCTTGTTCTTCGCCCCCCCTCAGCCACCTAAGTCGGCGCTAGTGGGGGTAGGGGGAACCTTCCTTCGACGTGGGTAGCTGGGGACTCACAGCCCAGCCTCAGGCCGCCCCCAGTTAATCTCCCTGGGGACCACTACCCACCCACTCCAGGTGCCAGTGTCTGGACCTGCCTTGCTCCGAACTCGCGGGGTCCCCAAGGTGACCCGGGGCCCCCGGCCCAGGACGCGCTCAAGCTGGTCCGCCAGCCCCGCCCTGAAGCGTAGCCCCGCCCGTTGCTGCTCACCGTGGGCCGCGACGCACGCGGGGAGCCAGAGCACGAGACACCACCAGCCCGCGGCGCCGGGGACCATCTCCAGGGCCCGGCCGGGCGCCGCGCTTCTTCCAGCCACCCCGCCGCGCGTACCTAGCCGGACTTCGGCCTGACAGCTGCTCTGGCCTCCCGCCCCCGGACCCGCTCACGCCGTCGGTTGGCTGACCGGAATGAGGACTAGGACTTATTGGCTCTGAGGCCTGCTTATGTAGCCGCATTTTCCGCCCCTACGCCCTAGCCCACTTCCTATTGGTCGAGAGAAGTGAGGCCGAGGGCTGATTGGTCTAAACTCTTAACTGCCGGCCCCcgccccagcatttctcattttgGGTTAGACTCTGCCGGACCTCTCTGGCAGAGGGCGGGCCGGGGAGGCCGCGGGAACTGAGAATGGAAGACCCGCAGGACTCGCCTCAGCCCCGAAAAGTCTTGGCTAGTCAGCTTGTGCGTTCTCGGCCGAATCCTCACCGCGGCCGTATCGCAAGGCAACGACTTATCTTCTAGCTGTGCTTTCCtttttcccaccctctccttgggAAGGCATTCGCCTAGCGCCCAGGTGGTGTCGGGCGACCCCTGCTCTGCTCATCCTCTGCCTAGTTCCACTGGCGTTTGCGCGCTGGTAGTCAGTAGGCTCTGGGGATGTGGCCTGATGTACCCGACCCTCGAGGAAGCTCTGACAGTGCCAAACCAGAAAACGAGCATTCGGGCCAGGTGCCCACGTGATTTTGGATACCTAACCTctcagcctcagttccctcatctgtaaagtgggcgtGATCGTGGTACTACCAAAACGATAGAGTTCAACAACGAGCTCACTTACGTCAAATGCTTAGTTAAAGCCTCTCAGTAAGCAGTCAATAAATATATGCGTTTATTGCAACCCTTGGTCTTGGGAGATAGGGGGAATGGAATTAGTGGCTGACGCGGCCAAGCAAGGATTCTACATGCTATACTGGCACCATGGAAAACCGGCGAACCTTCCTTTACCAACGATTCTCTTAGCTCTCGCCGAGGCCCAGCCTCTGACCCTTCTAGCCACGCCGACTCTGTGGTAGCGAACCATAGAGTGGCGGAAGtggcccaccccttcctctcccagtCCAACGGCTTTGTGAAGCTTCTGGGGATTTCTCTGGCGCGGAGCATTGTGGGGTTGCTGGTCGTCCCGGGCGCGGAGAAGAAGAGTAGCCGGCCACTGGATTAGCTTACAAGATGATGGTGAGTCGCATCTCGGTCATCCGGCCCCATCCACTGCCATCTGGTCGGTAGCTGGCGCTGCCTGGCCTAGGCCAGTCTCGTAGAACCTTCTCCTGCTTATTGACTCGGTTCTCGCCCCGACCCTCTGTCTGTGAGGGACCCCGGCCCGCCACCGCCTGTTGGGCCCGGCCCGGAGCAGCTGCTCTCAGCGACGGTTTTGTGGGGCTCAAGAGGAGGCTCCGGTCGGGCCGGCTGGGGACTACAAATCCCAGGGTGCTTCGGGGCCTTGAACCTGCGTCGGTCACACAGTTTTCGGAGCCCCCCATAATCATGACCTGGGGCAAATGACTGCGGGTTGAGCGTGCATGCGTGGTCCAGGGCCAGACTTGGAAGCTTTGGCTGTCTTGAAAAATGCGGGTGTGAAGGAGGGTACTTCCTAGAACCGGCAGAGGCAGCATGGGGACGGAGCCCAAGGTCTCAGCTCTGGTCTCATTGCCCCGCTCCCTGCCCCCTTGCTGCTGCATAATTGAAAACAGATCCTTCTGCTCGTACTCCGGTTGTCATCCTTTCATTCATTAACTAAAcgcattttgttgttcagtcgctcagtcctgtctgactctttgcgaccccatggactgcagcacgccaggcttccctgtccatcaccagctcccggacttgctcaaactcatgtccaccgagtcgatgatgccatccaaccatctcatcctctgtcgtccccttctcctgccctcaatctttcccagcatcacagtcttatccaatgaggcagttcatcgcatcaggtggccaaaatattggcgcttcagctccagcatcagtccttccaatgaatattcagggctcatttcctttaggattgagtggtttgatctccttgcagtccaagggactctcaagagttttcaccagcaccacagttcgaaaacaccaattctccagcactccgccacctttatggtccaactctcagatctgtacattactactggaaaaaccatagctttgactatacagacctttgtcggcaaagtgatgtctgtgctttttaatatgctgtctagatttgtcatagcttttcttccaaggtacaagggtcttttaatttcatggctgcagccacaatgcacagtgattttggagcccaagagaataaagtctgtcactgtttccactgtttccccatctatttgccattaagtgatgggactggatgccatgatcttcgttttttgaatgttaagttttaagccagctttttcactctcctcttgcaccttcatcaagagcctttttagttgctttctgccattagggtggtgtcatctccatatctgagattattgctgtttctcccactaatcatgattccagcttgagcttcagccaggcattttgcatgatgtactctggatataagttaaataagcaaggtgacagtatacagccgtgacatactcctttcccagtttgaattagtcggttgttccatgtctgattcttagctgttgcttcttgacctcatacaggtttctcaggaggcagttaaggtggtctagTATACTCATCTGTTTaacatttttccacagtttgttgtgatccacacagtcaaagacattagcatagtcagtgaatcagaaatagatgtttttctggaattcccttgttctgtgatcca is a genomic window of Muntiacus reevesi chromosome 3, mMunRee1.1, whole genome shotgun sequence containing:
- the PRADC1 gene encoding protease-associated domain-containing protein 1 produces the protein MVPGAAGWWCLVLWLPACVAAHGLRIHDYLYFQVLSPGDIRYIFTATPAKDFGGIFHTRYEQIHLVPAEPSEACGELSNGFFIQDQIALVERGGCSFLSKTRVVQEHGGRAVIISDNAVDNDSFYVEMIQDSTQRTADIPALFLLGRDGYMIRRSLEQHGLPWAIISIPVNVTSIPTFELLQPPWTFW